The following coding sequences lie in one Tichowtungia aerotolerans genomic window:
- a CDS encoding FAD-dependent oxidoreductase: protein MLNRRDFVKTGTLGLTCLAGSGWAVSFDPSEIQGGEFNHSIPFRKKPRNVLEVIPGFLWADAADFQHYGGWALDTQHVGFMGSSYLIAHGTSKTVTDATLKLKAVKPGKYRLWVRSRNWIPEHAPGTFGIAVNGRDSGCTFGAQQEKGWVWQDGGVYELAGSALLALQDKTGQFGRCSSILLTRDLNYRPPVDVNAFTNERARLTGVTNTIKRGGRYDTIVVGAGPAGVPAAIAAARMGAKTALVSSRPVLGGNASNEIGVPVQGAARKHPGKPVRETGIIEEAGRLELHRMTEDQLTRQKLCILMSRPFKTLVEEEPLLELHENWWLEGVKKEGDRITEVILVDTLTGERKSLAGKMFIDCSGDAWLGHHAGADERVGREAYSEYKEDGAPTVADGNTMSACLRGSSRDMSRCFSHKCAEHSTPQTYTPPPWLYDLPEGWLFGRVVGGSEESQRKRLTSWALGGTWWYEHPGIVDDLWDPEFARDELFRVNYTMWDYFKNHWSERKRLANYSLEYIPFMAGKRESRRLMGDLVLTANDAIENREFDDVIAHTGWTLDVHHHRGILSTEGPFTIDTHIPIGQIPYRSLYSRNIENLLMAGRCASVTHLALGTVRIEASCAATGQAAGTAAALALYRGTTPRGVYQKHMTELQQLLLKNDQYVPGILNRDPADLARTAHVRASSTRELMSEVNTENDRWLPLSVERGEFFAWEAGEKLESIQLYLEAKRGGTITMHLREANAEGDLSSVRNVATVSHSIPAGTAGWVEIPVKTVLNSSYAWVVLDRTVDVQWRSGDVGRAGSFRIYNGASEWEKVDGSSMHARFSPNVGIEELWAADNVINGIARPTLDGKTNTWESDPKQALPQSIELVLENPSKVGAVQCVFDTDLTLSMPAQRYNRLPKECVRDYTLECRVNGQWQSVARVNDNFQRFRRHSFKPVVADKVRLTVNATHGGKTARVIELRVYPDAAPFFEV, encoded by the coding sequence ATGTTAAATAGACGTGATTTTGTAAAAACGGGAACATTGGGGCTGACTTGTCTGGCGGGATCGGGATGGGCGGTTTCGTTCGATCCGTCAGAAATTCAGGGTGGCGAGTTCAATCACTCGATACCGTTTCGTAAAAAGCCGCGCAATGTCCTGGAGGTGATTCCCGGCTTTTTGTGGGCGGATGCGGCCGATTTTCAGCATTATGGAGGGTGGGCCCTGGACACCCAGCATGTCGGCTTCATGGGATCCTCTTATCTCATTGCGCATGGCACCAGTAAAACGGTGACGGATGCAACGTTGAAGCTAAAGGCGGTAAAACCCGGGAAATATCGCCTGTGGGTGCGCTCGCGCAACTGGATCCCGGAACATGCCCCCGGCACATTCGGGATCGCAGTCAACGGGAGGGATTCAGGATGTACATTCGGAGCGCAGCAGGAGAAAGGCTGGGTTTGGCAGGATGGCGGGGTGTATGAGCTGGCGGGTTCCGCCCTGCTGGCTCTGCAGGACAAAACCGGTCAGTTCGGCCGCTGTTCTTCCATTCTTCTGACGCGCGACCTCAACTATCGGCCTCCAGTGGATGTGAATGCCTTTACCAATGAGCGCGCCCGGTTGACCGGGGTAACGAATACCATTAAACGGGGCGGACGATATGATACGATTGTGGTCGGTGCCGGACCGGCCGGCGTTCCGGCGGCGATTGCCGCCGCACGCATGGGGGCGAAAACGGCACTGGTTTCCAGCCGTCCCGTGCTGGGAGGGAATGCCAGTAACGAAATCGGCGTGCCGGTGCAAGGTGCGGCCAGGAAGCATCCCGGCAAGCCGGTGCGTGAAACCGGCATTATCGAGGAGGCTGGACGGCTCGAGCTCCACAGAATGACCGAAGACCAGCTGACCAGGCAGAAGTTGTGTATTCTGATGAGCCGCCCCTTTAAAACCCTTGTCGAGGAAGAACCTCTGCTGGAGCTGCACGAAAACTGGTGGCTCGAAGGCGTAAAGAAAGAGGGCGATCGCATTACTGAGGTGATCCTCGTTGACACCTTGACGGGGGAGCGCAAATCGCTTGCCGGAAAAATGTTTATCGATTGCTCCGGCGATGCGTGGCTCGGCCATCACGCCGGTGCCGATGAGCGCGTCGGTCGCGAAGCCTACAGCGAGTATAAAGAGGATGGTGCGCCGACCGTGGCCGACGGGAATACCATGAGTGCCTGTTTGCGGGGCAGCAGTCGGGATATGAGCAGGTGCTTTTCTCATAAGTGTGCGGAACACAGCACGCCGCAGACTTATACACCGCCGCCGTGGCTGTACGATCTCCCGGAGGGATGGCTGTTCGGCCGTGTCGTCGGCGGTTCTGAAGAAAGTCAACGCAAGCGTCTGACATCGTGGGCATTGGGTGGAACCTGGTGGTATGAACATCCCGGAATTGTTGATGATCTTTGGGATCCCGAGTTTGCCCGTGATGAACTGTTTCGGGTGAACTATACGATGTGGGACTATTTTAAGAACCACTGGTCCGAGCGCAAACGTCTGGCAAATTACAGCCTGGAGTATATCCCCTTTATGGCGGGTAAGCGCGAGAGCCGTCGCCTGATGGGAGATCTGGTGCTCACCGCAAACGACGCCATTGAAAACCGAGAGTTCGACGATGTGATCGCCCATACCGGCTGGACACTGGATGTGCATCATCACAGGGGAATTCTTTCCACCGAAGGCCCGTTTACGATAGATACGCACATTCCGATCGGACAGATTCCCTACCGGAGCCTTTATTCGCGTAATATCGAGAATCTGCTGATGGCGGGCCGCTGTGCCAGTGTTACCCACCTGGCTCTCGGTACGGTGCGTATCGAAGCGTCCTGCGCTGCGACCGGTCAGGCGGCCGGTACCGCCGCCGCGCTGGCGCTCTACCGGGGCACCACGCCGCGCGGGGTTTACCAGAAGCATATGACCGAACTGCAGCAACTCTTGTTGAAGAATGACCAGTATGTGCCGGGAATTTTGAACCGGGATCCCGCGGACCTGGCGCGCACCGCCCATGTGAGAGCAAGCAGCACCCGCGAGTTGATGTCCGAAGTGAACACAGAAAACGATCGCTGGCTGCCTCTGAGTGTGGAACGCGGCGAGTTTTTTGCCTGGGAAGCTGGAGAAAAACTTGAATCCATCCAGCTCTATCTCGAAGCGAAGCGCGGTGGAACGATTACGATGCATCTTCGTGAAGCCAATGCCGAAGGAGATCTTTCTTCCGTACGTAATGTGGCTACCGTAAGTCATTCCATTCCAGCCGGAACAGCTGGATGGGTGGAGATTCCGGTTAAGACCGTGCTGAATTCCTCTTATGCGTGGGTTGTTCTGGACCGAACCGTTGATGTCCAGTGGCGGTCAGGGGATGTCGGGCGCGCAGGCAGTTTTCGTATCTATAACGGGGCGAGTGAATGGGAAAAAGTGGACGGGAGCAGTATGCATGCACGCTTCAGTCCTAATGTCGGGATCGAAGAGCTGTGGGCTGCGGACAATGTCATCAACGGCATCGCGCGTCCGACTCTTGACGGGAAAACCAATACATGGGAATCCGATCCGAAACAGGCTCTGCCGCAAAGTATCGAGTTGGTGCTTGAAAACCCATCAAAGGTTGGGGCCGTCCAGTGTGTATTTGACACCGACCTGACGCTTTCCATGCCGGCCCAGCGCTATAATCGGCTTCCGAAGGAGTGTGTGCGCGATTATACGCTCGAATGCCGGGTGAACGGGCAGTGGCAAAGCGTCGCTCGTGTGAATGATAATTTTCAGCGTTTCCGGCGTCATTCATTTAAACCGGTCGTTGCTGACAAGGTGCGGCTGACGGTGAATGCGACCCACGGAGGGAAAACTGCTCGCGTGATCGAGCTGCGTGTCTATCCAGACGCCGCACCTTTCTTTGAAGTGTAA